ATCCCTGttaactctactcagtattctgtaataacctatacgggaagagaatccgaaaaagaatgtatgtatgtatatgtataactgaatcgctgtgctgtacacctgaaactaacacaacatggtaaatcaactacactccaatataaaataaaaattaaattaaaaaaagtccCTGTTGAAGGAATGAACAAGTTAATGAACACATGAACTAATGGAACCATATCCCTTTCAGTGCTAACACAAATCtttggtcttttccttccttctaggTGGAAAGCCGGCCCGCCATCAGAAGGCCATCCCCAAAGCTCACTTAACTTTCGTTATCGACTGTACTCGTGGGAAACACATCTCCCTGGCAGCACTCCCAGGGCCACCCCGCGTCCCTAGTCCCAACTTAGGACCTGTCATCCCTCCAATGAAGACTTACATCTTGTTATGTGGGGAAAACCAGCCCCCCCATATAAATCAGGAGGCTCCCCTAGGTGGGGGAGGCCTTGCCCAGACCAGGGGACCCCTGCCACCCTGCAGAGAGACTACGGCCCCAGATTCCTCCCCAGCCAGCCCACTCTGCCTCCAGGGGGCTCCTGAAGCCAAGGGGGGCCCTGCGAAGACGGTGTCCTCGAGGTCTTCAGCTTGGGGAACGGTCATCGTCTCGCTCAAAGCCCTCTCCTCCTGTGTCTGTGCGCAGGCTGATTAACTGGAAGAGCCTGGCcaagggaggagagggctggCGACCCAAGCTCCAGAGTTCAGCAGATGCAGTTCCCAGGGTTcactccctcttccccagccaAGCAGAAGTCTTTTGTGCCTGAGCCAGGGAAGGAGCATTAGATCCCTAAAGGACATCTGAAACAGCCACGAGTATCCTACTTCTCCATCCGCTCCATCTTTGTTCACCTTTCAGCGGAAGCCAGATAAGGCAATGCCACATAGAAAGAGACTCATCCACTAACACAGCGAATTCTGAAGGAGCATCTCCCACACGCCAGGCCCCGCAAAGTGCTAAAGAAGACACTACAGCTTTCCTGGAGCTTGTACTCTTGGGCGTGGGGAAGAAAGGTTAAACAACGACACTACAGCTTTCCTGGAGCTTGTACTCTTGGGCGTGGGGAAGAAAGGTTAAACAACGACACTACAGCTTTCCTGGAGCTTGTACTCTTGGGCGTGGGGAAGAAAGGTTAAACAACGACACTACAGCTTTCCTGGAGCTTGTActcttgggggtggggaagaaaggtTAAACAACCTAATAAAGATGATCTTGGACAGTGTAATGAGTGCTGTGTAGAAACTGAAACAGGGTGCTGGGATGGAAAATGATGGGGCAAAGAGCTTTTCTGATACACTGATtgggaaaggcctctctgagtgGGTAACGAAGTATGATCTGAaagatgagaaggagccagcacTGCGAACCATCCTCCCTAGGGTCACCTGGTTGGCATCTCATCCCAGAGCAGGAGTCAGAACCTCCCAGCACAATGGGCAGGGGTAGCACATTGCCTGCTGTCAGCTCACGTGCAAGTGTGTAGGTCACTAGGGATCACCCGGAGGGCACAGGACTCAGGATGGGAGAATCAAGGGCCCAGGTGGGATGGGAAGTAAGGGGAACTGGCTTCTCAAGAGGGGGCAGAAGTGCTCAGAAAGGGAATGGAGTAccatgtttgaatgaatgaaaataagagATGTtatttattgagctgcatgccaGGATTATACTGCCCTCTAGGGATACAGAAAAGGGGGCTGGGGGCTTTGTCCCTACCCCGCAGGGCAGTCCTGTCCTCAGCAGGAAGTGGGGGTTGCTGTGAGGGGAAGTGTAGGTCTAAGAGATGCACAGAGCTGTGTGAGATTCATCTGAGGAAGAGTGTCTCAAGGCTCTTGGATTAAAATTGCTgaatgttcatttattcaatgacGGTTTTACTAGGTTCCTACAAACACTAGTGGCTAATGTGTACTGACCATTTGGTCTGTGCCAGGGATGTGACATCCTCCAGGTGTCAGTACCGGGAAGCACTGTTTTGTACCCATTTCACAAATTAGAGaatcgaggcacagagaggttgaggaaTGCACTCAAGGTCTCATAGACTGGTGCAGTTGGGATTCGAACCCAAGCCAGCCTGGTGCTCAATTTCTTCCTCTTAACTGTAGAGCAGATGGCCTCTCATCCTGGCAGGGTCTCTTCTAAACAGAGGGGATCTAGAGAGAGCAGACGCTGTCCTCAATGAGCTCACAGCCTGGTGGGGGAGGCAAGAAGAAGGTGACTATTGCAATAGCTTCTGGTAAGTGCAACAGTAAGGGCACAGAGAATGATGTTAGTGCTGGAGGAGGAGGCCCAGCCCATTAGGGACAGGAGATCAAGGACGGCTTCCTGCAGGAAGTGGCATCTAAACTAAAATCTGACCAGTGAGTGAGTCATACAAAGGCaagggggccggggtggggagtGTTCCAAGGAGAAGGACCAAAGTTATTCAGTCTGGCTAgagtattcattcactcaccaagTATTTGTTGGGCACCCACTGTGTGCTAATCTCTGGGCTAGACCCTGGGATGGAGCAGTGATAGACAGACAAGGCCCTGCCATGAAGGAGCTTATCCTCCAGCTGGGGGAGACAATGCATGTACACACTCGAAACAGAGAGGCCCGAGAAGTGACAGGGACCATATCATGTGAGGCCTTGCAGACCACGATGaggtctttgttttttgtttgtttgttgttttttgggcaGCGCTGCATGGCTtggcttggcttgtgggatcttaattcccccatcagggaccgaacctgggccccccgcagtgagagcacggagtcctaaccactggaccaccaggaattcccgaggtctttttattttattctgagatGGGGATCGTTGGAAATTGTGAGCAGACAGCAACATGacctacctttaaaaaaaattccttagctCTTGCGCTGGGATaggaaggcagaggaggaagctgaggaggCTGCACCTTAATCCAGGCAAAGGGGGTGATAGTCTGGATTAGGGAGGTGGTGAGAGAATAGTCTGGATCACATTTACCCgcctcctctttcctccccctGCTGAGAATCACTGGACTAGAAAAGCCCAAAGACGTCGCTGCAAAGGGAGTTTGAGACCCACAAGGAAAAGTGTGGGGCTGCGGGTCTAGCTTTGCGCCAGAAGGTGTCGCCCTATCATCAGAATGGAGGCACCACTCCATGGTCTGGGTGGGGAGGGCGGCAACCTGCGCGCCGAGGGGCCGGCTCCATGGGGCCAGCCATCTGGTGGGGTCAAGTTTTCAGAAGCCAGACTTTCATTCTAACCAGAATCCCTCTCATCTAGAAAAATAACTACTGATGTTTTTCTATGCACCACACGTCACCTCAGTTCTTCTCACACTAGACTCAGGAGGTGGGTATAATTTTTGTTGccgttttacaggtgaagaaactgaggcacagagagatgaaatgatttgcccaaggtcaccaacTAGAAAGAGGCAGAGCCCAAATCCCAATCCCAGGCAGTGTGACTATGTAGTCATAGCATCATAACCCTGTACTATGCTGTAGGTGCTCTGTTCTTGtgtgttgaatgagtgagtgaaggaAGAATGACATTCTCCAAGGACCCAGCCTAGGGCCTGGCAGTGTGTAGGGAGTGTGTGGGGGTCAAACACGTGAGTGAGGCCCTCACTGAGCTGGGGGTGCACCGGTGCAGGAGAACAGCTCAGTCTCTTCACCACAGTCctgtcccattttacacatgtggaaactgaggctcaggtagGTTAAGCAACTGGCCCACggtcacacagatagtaagtggcagagccagggttgaAATGGAGGTAGTTCGCCCTCCGAGCTTTACCTACCCACAATACTGCAGGAATTGACTGAAAAGCTGTTGAGAGAAAGAATCAACAAAGAGATGAAAGACCTTACTGAACCGGTGAGTGGAATGTGTGAATAGTGAATGTGTTTCCAGGTTGGCAGTCATGCCTAATCACGACGGTGTCCCCAGTGCCCTaaaagtgcctggtacataataggtgGTCAAGAATTGTgtgggaaggaaagaagtaaggaagggagggagtgagggaggaaggaaggaaggaaggaaggaaggaaggaagggatgaaggGGCAGATTTGCTgtcctgctctctcctctctggctccCTGGGGCCAGCAGCCTCGCTTTGCGCCCTTCAGGGAGGCACCTCAGAGGGCCCCCACCCGGTCTAGCAGCCCTCAGGCTCCCATGGAAGGTTGACCCTGGGTCCAGGCCCTGGAGGGCCTCAGAGCTCAGGACTGGCCTGGCTGGCTGCCCAGggtgagccccaggccagctgtgCTGACTGTAAACAATACCTCCTCCCCTGCCCAGAGGCTCCTGCTGGCCGACTCAAGTCACCATGCCCCTCAGGACCCTCTCTTGTTTGAGGGCAGAGCCAGAGGGTGGAAGCTCGGTTTTCCCTGTTCAGAAAACAAGCACAGCGATTTTAACAGGAGCTTAGCATTTATCACGCTTATACTAAAACACCATCTCTCTCTGGTtgctcacagcagccctgggagggggTTACTTGATCTTTGTTTGTGATGAGAAATTAAGGTTTCCAGGTGCTTTTCTCCCCCACCTCTACCCCCAGGGCCCAGACAGGTCTTCTGAGAGGACCCTGGGGAACATACCTTTTAGCTCCGCCTCACCTGCTTTTCCTGGAAAGAAGACCCCAGGTACAGGGCAGCTCCTCTGCCCTACCAGCCCAAGtcttggtcttttttcttttttaatctatttatttggttgcaccaggtcttagttgcagcaggcaggctccttagttgcagcaggaggTCTTCCTTAGTTGCAgtaggagggctccttagttgtggctcgcgggctacTTAGTTGCGTCacgagaactcttagttgtggcatgcatgtgggatccagttccctgaccagggattgaacctgggcctcctgcagtgggagcacagagtcttaaccactgtgccgccagggaagtccgccAAGTCTTGGTCTTGATGGAGCCAGAGACAGTGTGGGTGAACTGGGGGTGTCAGGATccaaatctaaataaaataacaGGGCTCTAAATGAGCCCTTCTGGGCATTTTCAATGCATGGCATATGTGGGCTAGAGTCAACCACCATGTGCCAAGCCCCTTAAGTGAACTACAGAACAACCACAGCAGGTAGATCCTATTAAGCACCATTTTATGGTgcaatggaggcacagagaggttaagttacttacTCAAGATCACAAAGCTCAGAAgcagcagagccaagatttgaagcCAGGCGGTGTGACTCCAGAGTCTGCAATTGACCCTCCATCCTCTACTGAGGcttcttaactttaaaaaaaattctacaaacatttaCTTAGCTCCTTTCCCATGCCAGGCTCGGGAGCAGGAGGGCAGAATAAGGCATCTTCTGCCATGGCAGAACTGGGATCCAAGGCAGACTGGGaagaggatgggggaaggggggagatgGACGCGTACAATGTTGGAGGTGAGTCGGGGAAGGGTGGCCTGGGGATGGGGGGTTGGTCTGGTAGAGAAGCTCTGGCCTGCAGTTCTAGAGTCCTGGGTCTTCACCTCATCTCTgccactgacttgctgtgtgaccctgggcaagatCCTACCCCTCCCTGGGCCTAGGTCCCACCATCAAACCATGAGTTTGGAATAACTCCCAGAGGACACAGGGCTGGCCAACCAAGCCTCAGGGTCTGCCCTCACTCCCAGGCATGTGCTCCTTTCATCTGAATTTGAGCTTCTTTTAAAGACAAGTTTTGGACCTAGGGTTCTTTGGGCTCTGTCTGTGACTCCGAGCTGGTAGCTCTGgagggctttctggaggaggaggCTTTTGGCCTGGGCTAGGACTTTGAAAGTGATGGAACCTCCTAAGTCCTCCACACCCCTCTGGCACCACCTGACCTGGACCTTCTTGCAGGTCTCTAGCCCTAGAAGGCTGCATCTTTTCAACCGCCTcggcctcctgcccacccccactccaAAAGCTCTAAGATGTAGGAGCTCCCCTTCCCTATACAGGAAGGGAGCAGGGGAGCTGCCTCGGCCCTTTGGTGGTGGGGGACTGATCTGGGGTGACCCAGCAGAGGACCTTCTAGAGTCACAGACAATGATTCAAATTCCAGCCATACCACTTCtaagctgggtgaccttgggccagttgcttgacctctctgaacctcctgTCCTCCTTGGTACCTACCTTGCGTTTGTGATTGTTGTGGGGACGAGCATGTGTTTGGCACACACTAGGTGCTCAATGGATGCGGCTGCTATAATCATTCTtcacggggcgggggcggggcccaggGCCCGCAGCCAGGCCTATATTTAGCCTAGAAAGTGTGGGGGGCCAGTGGAGACAAAGCGTGGCGGCCAGCCCAGGCGCCAGGGGGCGGAGCCAGCGAAAGAAAGCCTGCAGTCCCCACGTCCCCGCCCTCCTCTTCCGCAGGGTCACCTTGGCAGGAGGGCACCTTCACTCTAGGCGTGCCTAGTCCCAGCGGCCGCTCTGTCCGCGGCGCAGCCCTCATCCTCTAAAACCGGGatctggggaggggcctgctgGGGCCTGCGGGGTGGGGAGTATTCGGCCCCACTGGTGACTTAAGGAAATGCCCCCTTTCGCAGCCCAGCTTCCTGCCAGCCCGGCCCAGGGAGGGACGCCACTGGGGTCGGGACGCCAAGGTGAGCCTGACCCCAAGTGGGGGTCGAGGGAGGGGGAAAGCTGGTCCGGCGCCTCCCCTCAACTCCTCGCCGATGAGTGTCGGGCTGCAAATAGCCCAGTGGAATCAGTGAGTCACGGAGGCTGGAAATACCGCGCCCCcgcttccctcccctcctcccgtCTGCACCGAGCTGCGCGGAGGAGCTCTGCGGAGGAACTCCGATTTCAGTAGCGCCTGGGGGTGTGCGTGTGAGTCCCTCCAAAGGGTACTCAGACTCCCTGAACCAGTCAGCTTCCCAGCCAGGTTTCAGCCGGGCTATGCCCCTGGGGCTGTGTGACTCTAGGCTAGTCACTCGGCCCCTCTGGTCCTCAGAACCCATCTGGTACGAGATAGGCTTCAAGAGCAACCCAGTGCAGCTGGCCCAACTTTGGTGTCCTTGTGcctgggacagtgcctggcaggtAGTAGCAGGGGCTGGCAGTTGGAAGAGAAGGCGATGCAAggtttttcagagaaataattCCCAGATTATTGCCCTGGTGGACCTGGGAGCCAAAGGAGGGGGCCGAAGGACACCCACATTTCTGTGAGGTCTTGAACTTTGCTTGAGctaccacccctgcccccaaatcTCAAGAAAGGTATGTCTGTTCATCCCCGGCCTTCGCACTCTGCTGCCTCCAGCCCCATCCCAAGTTTGAGAACTTCAGGCGGGTGATCTCCAGAAGTCCATGGTTCTGTCGTTTATTGTGTGTGCGGGGTACAATGCCAGAACCCTGCTCTGCGCCCCCCACCCCGAGTCATTTCCTAAGGGCCCCAGAATGGCAGGGGTGAGAGGGCACCTTACAGAACACTGACCAAAGAGGTGCAGAGGGCCGAGGCTGGCCTTGCTACTTGCTCCAGGGGCCCCGACTAACTGGGAACCACCCTTACCCATCACCCCTGCTTCTGTATGTGGGAGACTGAGCCAGGGTCACGGGGGGCAGTTGGGGCTCCCCAGAATGAAGGCAGACGGGAGGTCCTTGCCCTGGACTGGggactgggagggagctggggtggggactCTTCCTGTGATTAGGACATTCTCTAGCAGGAAACTGTGGGCGCAGGGCGCACAGGCTGAGAGGCAGAATAAGGGGAACTACCCCCCACTGCACGGAGGGCTGGGAGGGCGGTTTGAGAGCAGCTTCTGACATCGTGGGTTCAAATCCAACCATCAGTGGTTAAGCTGGGCGCTCAACTGTTCAGACTCTGTCCCCATTGAGAAG
The genomic region above belongs to Phocoena sinus isolate mPhoSin1 chromosome 1, mPhoSin1.pri, whole genome shotgun sequence and contains:
- the SRARP gene encoding steroid receptor-associated and regulated protein yields the protein MEKNRILTLAASWKRPLTTAPSASAKPGAMESVTVPTEDPRDLRACPKVRGLETGLETSSGGKPARHQKAIPKAHLTFVIDCTRGKHISLAALPGPPRVPSPNLGPVIPPMKTYILLCGENQPPHINQEAPLGGGGLAQTRGPLPPCRETTAPDSSPASPLCLQGAPEAKGGPAKTVSSRSSAWGTVIVSLKALSSCVCAQAD